In Chitinibacter sp. SCUT-21, a single genomic region encodes these proteins:
- a CDS encoding NADPH-dependent 2,4-dienoyl-CoA reductase produces the protein MFYPHLFQPLDLGFIQLKNRCVMGSMHTGLEERPGGMQKLAQFYAERAAGGVGLIITGGVAPNDAGCGFAGAATLKEPAQITEHTGITNAVHQAGGKIALQILHTGRYAYHAASVAPSPITAPISPFTPHELSVAEIEQTIADFARCAALAKQAGYDGVEIMGSEGYLINQFLVPRTNKRTDGWGGSTENRQRLAIEIVKAVRLVVGAEFLLIFRLSLLDLVGEGGNLAEAIVLAKALEAQGVNILNTGIGWHEARVPTIATMVPRGAFSWVSRALKPHISIPLIAVNRINTPDVAEKILADGDADLVSMARPLLADPCFMQKAAAGQAELINTCIACNQACLDHVFEGKTASCLVNPRACRETEMNIRATTKPKTIAVIGAGPAGMSCALSAAQAGHKVSLFEAGTALGGQFALAKRIPAKAEFAETLRYFAAALALAGVEVRLNSKKEACDLVGHFDEVVVATGVRPRELVLPGVDHPMVVTYPALIRGEVAMGSRVAIIGSGGIGLDVADMLIHQPNTLDGYLKNWSIDPSLQAAGGLLPQLKVNAQREIWILQRKKGKPGAGPGRTTGWIHRQNLQRHGVHLWGGVEYLHIDDAGLHVRHEGQVQCIPCDQVVVCAGQESVNDLYQQLLDAGQSAHLIGGALLAAELDAKRAIEQGMRLALQF, from the coding sequence ATGTTCTACCCGCATCTGTTTCAGCCCTTGGATTTAGGTTTTATTCAGCTCAAAAATCGATGTGTAATGGGGTCGATGCATACGGGGCTGGAGGAGCGGCCAGGCGGAATGCAAAAATTAGCTCAGTTCTATGCTGAACGCGCAGCAGGCGGAGTGGGGCTGATTATTACTGGTGGAGTCGCCCCTAATGATGCGGGTTGTGGATTTGCAGGTGCGGCAACGCTAAAAGAGCCAGCGCAGATTACTGAGCATACTGGGATCACCAATGCTGTGCATCAGGCCGGCGGCAAAATTGCCTTGCAAATATTGCACACTGGACGGTATGCCTATCACGCAGCATCGGTGGCACCCTCACCTATTACTGCGCCGATTTCGCCGTTTACGCCACACGAGCTTAGCGTGGCTGAAATTGAGCAAACCATTGCCGATTTTGCTCGTTGTGCAGCATTAGCTAAACAGGCGGGTTACGACGGCGTTGAAATTATGGGTAGCGAAGGTTATTTAATTAATCAATTTTTGGTGCCACGAACCAATAAACGGACTGATGGCTGGGGTGGGAGTACTGAAAATCGCCAACGCTTAGCGATCGAAATTGTTAAAGCAGTACGCCTAGTTGTTGGGGCTGAATTTTTGTTGATCTTTCGGCTTTCATTGCTGGATTTGGTTGGCGAGGGGGGCAATTTGGCTGAGGCCATTGTTTTGGCTAAGGCTTTGGAGGCGCAGGGCGTAAATATACTGAATACCGGTATCGGTTGGCATGAAGCACGAGTACCGACCATTGCCACGATGGTGCCACGTGGCGCTTTTAGTTGGGTTAGTCGCGCACTGAAGCCTCATATTTCGATTCCGCTGATTGCGGTGAATCGTATTAATACGCCTGATGTGGCAGAAAAAATTTTGGCCGATGGTGATGCTGATTTGGTTTCAATGGCACGCCCGTTGTTAGCTGATCCTTGCTTTATGCAAAAAGCTGCGGCTGGGCAAGCCGAGCTCATCAATACCTGTATTGCATGTAATCAAGCTTGTTTGGATCATGTTTTTGAAGGTAAAACCGCATCTTGCCTGGTCAATCCACGTGCTTGTCGTGAAACCGAAATGAATATCCGTGCAACGACTAAACCCAAAACTATCGCGGTAATCGGGGCCGGCCCTGCTGGCATGTCCTGTGCACTGAGCGCTGCGCAGGCTGGGCATAAAGTCAGTTTGTTTGAGGCTGGGACGGCATTGGGTGGGCAGTTTGCTTTGGCGAAGCGCATCCCCGCCAAAGCTGAATTTGCCGAAACCTTGCGTTATTTTGCTGCGGCACTTGCTCTTGCTGGAGTCGAGGTTAGGCTCAATAGCAAGAAGGAGGCGTGTGATTTGGTGGGGCATTTTGATGAGGTGGTGGTGGCGACGGGCGTTAGACCGCGCGAGCTGGTGTTGCCTGGTGTAGATCATCCTATGGTTGTAACTTACCCAGCCTTAATTCGTGGCGAGGTTGCGATGGGTTCTAGGGTGGCAATTATTGGTTCAGGGGGTATAGGTCTGGATGTGGCTGATATGCTAATTCATCAACCAAATACGCTTGATGGGTATCTAAAAAATTGGTCAATAGATCCAAGTTTGCAAGCTGCGGGAGGTTTGTTGCCGCAGCTTAAGGTAAATGCGCAGCGTGAAATTTGGATATTGCAACGCAAAAAAGGCAAGCCAGGGGCGGGGCCGGGGCGAACGACGGGTTGGATTCATCGTCAAAATTTACAGCGGCATGGTGTGCATTTATGGGGTGGGGTTGAATATTTGCATATTGATGATGCAGGTTTGCATGTGAGACATGAAGGGCAGGTTCAATGCATACCTTGTGATCAGGTGGTGGTCTGCGCAGGGCAAGAGTCGGTAAACGATTTGTATCAGCAGCTTTTAGATGCGGGGCAAAGCGCTCATTTGATTGGTGGCGCATTATTGGCCGCGGAGCTTGATGCTAAGCGAGCTATTGAGCAAGGGATGCGATTGGCGCTGCAGTTTTAG
- a CDS encoding DEAD/DEAH box helicase produces the protein MPHTAANATDTSNEFVTLGLAPQITEILEAQGFTKPTPIQAAAIPEILAGHDIMASAQTGTGKTAAFLLPALHRLTKEATHHARGPRILVLTPTRELAEQVSKVATEFCRKIPRCKVVTVVGGVPYPVQNKMLSQPYEVLVATPGRLTDLLRSGRIDFRRMELLVLDEADRMLDMGFIDEVEAIVDQLPKERQTALFSATLTESVQRFAGPMLRSPKLVEMAPQATMQAQIAQSVHYADGYEHKQKLVAALLKKNEGQQSIIFTATKISADEVAEWLKLEGFKAAAMHGDLAQRDRRRTLDRLRRSDIDMLVATDVAARGIDVAGISLVINFDLPRFSEDYIHRIGRTGRAGRSGEAVSLVTKSDFSLLTKIRRQYNIEFTTQELEGLEARFQPGRGGQGGDRGRPGNGGGRGRGGYAGNGGGRGGYAGNRDGGSRGGYQGNREGGSFGDRAPRGDRPEGHRSEASRGSFGERSHHNESRGGYGERAPREQRSFGSGQARDHAGNSFNRDSAPRGNFGGGRDGGAPRGDRGGYAGRDGGNRDGNRGGYGGREGGAPRGNGGGYGGKPSGGNRGGGRFS, from the coding sequence ATGCCGCATACTGCTGCTAACGCCACAGATACGTCTAACGAATTCGTAACACTGGGTCTCGCGCCACAAATTACTGAAATCTTGGAAGCTCAGGGCTTTACCAAACCAACCCCAATTCAAGCCGCTGCGATCCCTGAAATTTTAGCCGGCCACGACATCATGGCTTCAGCACAAACAGGTACCGGCAAAACCGCAGCCTTCTTGCTGCCAGCACTGCACCGTCTCACTAAAGAAGCGACTCACCATGCTCGCGGCCCACGCATCTTGGTGTTGACACCAACTCGTGAATTGGCTGAGCAGGTTTCGAAAGTCGCCACTGAATTCTGCCGCAAAATTCCACGCTGCAAAGTGGTGACTGTAGTCGGCGGCGTTCCGTACCCAGTACAAAATAAAATGTTGTCGCAACCCTACGAAGTATTGGTGGCAACACCAGGTCGTTTGACCGACTTACTACGCAGCGGTCGCATCGACTTCCGTCGCATGGAATTGCTCGTGTTGGACGAAGCTGACCGTATGCTCGACATGGGCTTTATCGACGAAGTTGAAGCGATTGTTGACCAATTGCCAAAAGAGCGCCAAACCGCGCTATTCTCGGCAACATTGACTGAATCAGTTCAGCGCTTTGCAGGCCCAATGCTGCGCTCGCCAAAACTAGTTGAAATGGCGCCACAAGCCACTATGCAAGCGCAAATCGCGCAGTCGGTTCATTACGCTGACGGCTACGAACACAAACAAAAATTGGTTGCTGCGCTACTGAAGAAAAATGAAGGCCAGCAGTCAATCATTTTCACGGCGACTAAAATTTCAGCTGACGAAGTAGCTGAATGGTTGAAACTTGAAGGCTTTAAAGCAGCCGCAATGCACGGCGACTTGGCACAGCGCGATCGTCGCCGCACGCTAGATCGCTTGCGTCGCAGCGATATCGATATGTTGGTTGCAACAGACGTTGCTGCTCGCGGCATCGACGTTGCCGGCATTAGCTTGGTGATTAACTTTGACTTGCCACGCTTCTCGGAAGACTACATCCACCGCATTGGTCGTACCGGCCGTGCCGGTCGTAGCGGTGAGGCGGTTTCTTTGGTAACGAAGAGCGACTTCTCTCTGCTGACTAAAATCCGTCGTCAATACAATATTGAATTTACGACCCAAGAACTCGAAGGCTTGGAAGCCCGCTTCCAACCAGGCCGTGGCGGCCAAGGTGGCGACCGTGGTCGTCCAGGCAATGGCGGCGGCCGTGGTCGCGGTGGTTACGCTGGCAACGGCGGTGGTCGTGGTGGTTACGCTGGCAACCGTGATGGCGGCTCGCGTGGCGGCTACCAAGGCAACCGTGAAGGCGGGAGCTTTGGCGATCGCGCTCCACGTGGTGATCGTCCAGAAGGTCATCGCAGCGAAGCGTCACGCGGCAGCTTTGGCGAGCGTTCACACCACAACGAAAGCCGCGGCGGTTACGGCGAGCGCGCACCGCGCGAACAACGCAGCTTTGGCTCAGGCCAAGCACGTGACCACGCTGGCAATAGCTTCAACCGTGATAGCGCACCGCGCGGCAACTTTGGCGGCGGTCGTGATGGCGGCGCACCTCGCGGCGATCGTGGCGGCTACGCTGGCCGTGATGGCGGCAACCGCGATGGTAACCGTGGCGGCTACGGCGGTCGCGAAGGCGGCGCGCCACGTGGCAACGGTGGCGGCTACGGCGGCAAACCAAGCGGCGGCAATCGCGGCGGTGGTCGTTTTAGCTAA
- a CDS encoding ABC transporter substrate-binding protein, translating to MSTTQLHATFTRRQILAACSICMAAPLLACTQPHGLVKISRHTWPGYMLLDLARDHGWLPEDQFRLINLGSAKGTLRALASNSIDVACLTLDEVLTARANGLELVIIGLINFSRGADVVIARKPLTIEQLTGKTIGFESGAVGQVMLHQLLQAAHLTTQNVKLASVTADEHESRFTQGEFDALITYEPIASNILQQPQFQRIYSSRQCPDLIADVFASTSDAIEHHGPQLTRMLNAHYRAQQLIRLAHPHSIKQLASHLAVNPEELQTILAGLDLVDRKQALDWLTPKTSRTEETIRQLMQILQLNNKNMPKVEHMITAQFLEVQQ from the coding sequence ATGAGCACCACTCAATTGCATGCGACCTTTACTCGGCGTCAAATTTTAGCGGCTTGCTCGATTTGCATGGCTGCACCATTGCTTGCATGCACGCAACCTCATGGCCTAGTCAAAATTAGTCGGCACACTTGGCCTGGCTATATGTTGCTCGATCTAGCACGAGACCATGGCTGGCTACCTGAAGATCAATTTCGCCTGATTAATTTAGGCTCAGCTAAAGGCACACTTCGTGCCTTAGCCAGCAACAGCATCGACGTTGCCTGCCTTACCCTCGATGAAGTACTCACTGCAAGGGCGAACGGATTGGAGTTAGTGATTATTGGCCTCATTAATTTCTCCCGTGGTGCCGATGTCGTTATTGCACGAAAACCACTCACGATCGAACAACTAACCGGAAAAACCATTGGGTTTGAAAGTGGCGCAGTAGGTCAAGTCATGCTTCATCAACTCTTACAAGCCGCGCACCTCACCACACAAAATGTGAAATTGGCTTCCGTCACCGCTGATGAACATGAATCCCGTTTTACGCAAGGCGAATTTGACGCTTTAATCACCTACGAACCAATTGCCAGCAACATCCTACAACAGCCGCAATTTCAGCGAATTTATAGTTCACGCCAATGCCCAGATTTAATTGCCGATGTGTTTGCAAGCACTAGCGACGCGATTGAGCATCATGGCCCTCAATTAACTCGAATGCTTAACGCCCACTATCGGGCCCAACAATTAATCAGGCTAGCGCATCCACATTCAATTAAACAGCTTGCCAGCCACCTAGCCGTCAACCCTGAAGAGCTACAAACAATTTTAGCAGGGCTAGACTTAGTCGATAGAAAGCAAGCCTTGGATTGGCTCACCCCCAAAACAAGTCGCACAGAAGAAACAATCAGACAGCTTATGCAAATTTTGCAGTTAAATAACAAAAACATGCCGAAAGTTGAGCATATGATAACGGCACAATTTCTGGAAGTTCAGCAATGA
- the recJ gene encoding single-stranded-DNA-specific exonuclease RecJ, which produces MSQIKQRHVSAELESKLIQAGYTPLQARLYAARGVQSPIELEHELKHLLPFTLLKNAPEMGRRLADAIAQHKRLLIVGDYDADGATATTLGMKGLAAFGAIVDFIVPNRFEYGYGLTPEIVELASEKAPDIIITVDNGIASLAGVEAAKARGIEVLITDHHLPGDTLPNALIVNPNQGDCPFPSKNLAGVGVMFYVLMALRAALRERGAFADRPEPNLAQWLDIVALGTVADVVKLDTNNRILVEQGLKRMRAGRACPGIMALFTAAGRFYGRASCFDLGFTLGPRLNAAGRLDDMSFGINTLLAPNEEVALPQAKELDQLNRSRREIEHGMREEAERALIQIDVADRYSLCLYQADWHQGVVGIVASRVKDQYHRPTLVFADGGGEEIKGSGRSIPGLHLRDALDLVSKRHPHLIKKFGGHAMAAGLTIAQADFAQFEREFELVCRELLNESDLTRIIETDGELACHEMQIATAELLDKQVWGQGFPAPVFSGQFRVIEQRIVGEKHSKLKLSTQEGIVLDAMRFNFSEPIPRDIRAVYKISVNEFRGERALQLQLDYCEACA; this is translated from the coding sequence ATGTCGCAAATTAAACAGCGGCATGTGTCCGCAGAACTGGAAAGCAAATTGATTCAGGCGGGTTATACGCCGCTACAGGCGCGGCTTTATGCTGCGCGCGGTGTACAAAGCCCGATTGAGCTGGAGCACGAACTTAAACATCTGCTGCCGTTTACACTCCTTAAAAACGCGCCTGAAATGGGGCGGCGTTTGGCCGATGCCATTGCGCAGCACAAACGACTATTGATTGTAGGCGACTACGACGCCGACGGCGCCACCGCCACGACGCTGGGAATGAAAGGTCTGGCGGCTTTTGGCGCGATTGTAGATTTTATTGTTCCCAATCGGTTTGAGTATGGCTACGGTTTAACGCCAGAAATTGTTGAGCTAGCCAGCGAAAAAGCGCCCGACATCATCATTACCGTTGACAATGGCATTGCGAGTTTGGCCGGTGTTGAGGCAGCGAAAGCACGCGGCATCGAAGTTCTGATTACCGACCACCACTTGCCGGGCGACACGCTGCCCAATGCGTTAATCGTCAACCCCAATCAAGGTGATTGCCCATTCCCGAGCAAGAATTTGGCCGGTGTTGGCGTGATGTTTTATGTGCTGATGGCGCTGCGGGCGGCGCTGCGCGAACGTGGCGCATTTGCCGATCGGCCCGAGCCCAATTTGGCGCAATGGCTCGACATCGTCGCGCTAGGTACGGTTGCCGACGTGGTCAAGCTCGACACCAATAACCGCATCTTGGTCGAGCAGGGGCTCAAGCGCATGCGCGCTGGGCGCGCTTGCCCCGGCATTATGGCGCTGTTTACCGCTGCCGGGCGTTTTTATGGTCGCGCTAGTTGCTTTGACTTGGGTTTTACTTTGGGTCCGCGCTTAAACGCCGCGGGGCGGCTGGATGATATGAGCTTTGGTATTAACACCTTGCTCGCGCCGAATGAGGAAGTGGCGTTACCGCAAGCCAAAGAGCTGGACCAGCTCAATCGCTCGCGGCGAGAAATCGAGCACGGCATGCGCGAAGAGGCTGAAAGAGCGCTGATTCAAATCGATGTCGCAGATCGCTATAGCCTGTGTTTATACCAAGCCGACTGGCACCAAGGTGTGGTCGGGATCGTCGCGTCGCGGGTCAAAGACCAGTATCATCGCCCGACGCTGGTGTTTGCCGATGGCGGCGGCGAGGAAATTAAGGGCTCTGGCCGCTCGATTCCGGGCTTGCATTTACGCGATGCGCTCGATTTAGTATCAAAACGCCATCCGCACTTGATCAAAAAATTTGGCGGCCATGCCATGGCGGCCGGGCTAACGATTGCGCAGGCTGATTTTGCGCAGTTTGAACGCGAATTTGAACTTGTTTGCCGTGAATTGCTCAATGAAAGCGATTTGACGCGCATTATTGAAACCGACGGCGAGCTCGCTTGCCACGAAATGCAGATCGCCACGGCCGAATTGCTTGATAAGCAAGTGTGGGGGCAAGGTTTTCCAGCCCCAGTGTTTAGCGGGCAGTTTCGTGTTATCGAGCAGCGTATTGTGGGTGAAAAACACAGCAAGCTTAAATTAAGTACCCAAGAGGGTATTGTGCTGGATGCTATGCGGTTTAATTTCTCTGAGCCTATACCCCGCGATATTCGTGCGGTGTATAAAATTTCAGTCAATGAGTTTCGTGGCGAGCGTGCTTTACAGTTACAGTTGGATTATTGCGAAGCCTGCGCCTAA
- the clsB gene encoding cardiolipin synthase ClsB, whose product MKFTPKKQHQVQLLRNGGEFFPALIAQINAAKIEIHLETYLFEADAVGLAVSQALIAAAARGVRVSVLIDGFGARDFPVNLRDKMLQAGVRLLFFRPEVKRFSLNRSRLRRMHRKLSCFDGKVAFVGGINILSDIDRPDMAPRYDYAVQIQGPVVLDVREAVSREWRHSAWAQLKKKWAKAVNLSADVEYLDGAQVQLVVRDNTRNRYSIEQAYLEMINQAQSEIIIANAYFFPGQRLRHALLNAAQRGVAVVLLLQDERDHALLQYASWAFYRPLLKAGVEIYQYRAGFMHAKVAVFDRRWATVGSSNIDPFSLLLAREANVFIDDPVFAQGLRDDLALRMQKDALAILPKHVEQAKLGLRMLVWACYGLVRLLMGLSGYGGKKYLE is encoded by the coding sequence ATGAAATTCACACCGAAAAAACAGCATCAGGTTCAGCTTTTGCGTAACGGTGGCGAATTTTTTCCGGCACTTATTGCGCAAATTAATGCTGCAAAAATTGAAATCCACCTTGAAACCTATCTTTTTGAGGCCGATGCCGTGGGTTTGGCTGTATCGCAGGCTTTGATCGCTGCGGCTGCGCGCGGCGTTCGGGTCTCAGTCCTGATTGATGGATTTGGTGCACGTGATTTTCCCGTTAATTTGAGAGATAAAATGTTGCAGGCTGGGGTGCGGTTATTGTTTTTCCGGCCGGAGGTGAAGCGGTTTTCCCTTAATCGATCTAGGCTTCGCCGCATGCATCGCAAATTGTCGTGTTTTGACGGAAAGGTGGCATTTGTAGGTGGAATAAATATCCTCTCCGATATTGATCGCCCCGATATGGCTCCACGATACGATTATGCGGTGCAGATTCAAGGTCCTGTTGTGCTAGATGTGCGCGAAGCTGTTAGCCGCGAATGGCGGCATAGTGCATGGGCTCAATTGAAAAAAAAATGGGCTAAGGCTGTTAATTTGAGTGCTGATGTTGAGTATCTGGATGGGGCCCAGGTTCAGCTTGTTGTGCGTGACAATACCCGTAATAGGTATTCTATTGAGCAAGCCTATTTAGAAATGATTAATCAGGCACAGTCTGAAATCATCATTGCCAACGCCTATTTTTTTCCGGGGCAGCGCCTGCGCCACGCACTGCTGAATGCTGCACAACGTGGCGTGGCGGTGGTCCTGCTGCTGCAAGATGAGCGAGATCATGCTTTGCTACAATACGCTAGCTGGGCTTTTTATCGTCCGCTATTAAAAGCGGGGGTTGAAATTTATCAGTACCGCGCTGGCTTTATGCATGCCAAAGTGGCCGTATTTGATCGGCGTTGGGCCACGGTTGGCTCTAGCAATATTGATCCATTTAGCTTATTGCTTGCTCGTGAAGCAAATGTGTTTATTGATGACCCCGTTTTTGCGCAAGGATTGCGTGATGATTTGGCTTTGCGCATGCAAAAAGATGCATTGGCCATTTTGCCTAAGCACGTCGAGCAGGCGAAATTGGGCTTGCGAATGCTGGTATGGGCTTGTTACGGCTTGGTGCGATTGCTAATGGGGCTGTCTGGGTATGGCGGCAAAAAATATCTCGAATAA
- a CDS encoding EAL domain-containing protein has translation MKLRINIALQLLFLLSAIALIITIITLQYRSQLKQIEHDQQQEIVRTAQDIIFLYSRTSTQQSALLNEYLARQTLNDNLQWIIISEDGSTVGKSSDSRLIHHQLNKINYLNNWQQMSEGLNTTEDATRWIYRSKLEADTDHFLLIQYDFSKNKKIAQWELWTSVKSELALIILFCIIAYILSHHFLVRPLDQITKKLPLITKGSINTEQKNSIFFEFKQINDAMIAIATQINQQLTDLRNKTVQYESTLQAIPDLLFELSEKGQYLQIHTRNPQLLYEQSALIGKNIHDVLPKAAAQIVQHSIQQAISYGSDSGAIIELDLPHGHCLFELNSTRLPHPDGRLSCLMLSRDITQAYNSRQLILRQNKLHTLIIETSIDGFWLIDQNGLIIEVNQAYLNLSGFTRDEVIGQPISRFDSTQTQEQIADNLAILRERGAINFETQQRKRTGELWDLDVSAGYLDLEDGLFFAFLRDISERKRQNEQLRLWERIFAQTTEGLVLTDTSEKILLVNTAFTTVTGYRKEELLGQRPSILASGRHDSKYYQQMHHSLNTLGHWQGEIWNRRKNGVVYPEWLIINSIRNDKNEITHYVGLLRDISVQKANEEQIRWLANYDALTHLPNRNLLSERATHALIQAQRQAEPLTLMYLDLDHFKHINDTLGHAAGDELLMQITQCLTQALREQDTIARQGGDEFVLLLPGVEQSGAITVAKKILQSVNRPIRLGSHELFVTSSIGIAIYPVDGSDFGTLSSHADAAMYKAKSEGRNCFRLYTPEMQSTSERRLKLESALRNALAHHELHLLYQPQIDLHTGLVCGAEALLRWNSQEFGPVSPAEFITLAEDNGLILEIGEWVLRQAMQQLKEWINMGLSPLCIAVNVSALQFKQENLIAIIQQVMHESQIETQFLELELTESVAMDDPEYIITKMHELSRIGVKLAIDDFGTGYSSLSYLKTLPIDKLKIDQSFVRDLLSDPDDAAIIQTIIEMAKVLGYITIAEGVENEEQKQLLQKLGCTQIQGYLLGKPMSASDFANWLSRH, from the coding sequence ATGAAGCTTCGAATCAATATAGCGCTGCAATTACTTTTCCTGCTTTCTGCTATTGCGCTGATTATTACCATTATTACGCTTCAATACCGTTCGCAACTAAAGCAAATAGAGCATGATCAACAACAAGAAATCGTAAGAACCGCGCAGGATATTATCTTCCTTTATTCACGCACATCAACACAGCAAAGCGCACTTCTAAATGAATACCTAGCCCGTCAGACTCTCAATGATAACTTGCAATGGATTATTATTAGCGAAGATGGGAGCACCGTAGGAAAATCTAGTGACTCACGCTTAATACACCATCAACTGAACAAGATAAATTATCTTAATAATTGGCAACAGATGAGCGAAGGACTCAACACCACCGAGGACGCCACCCGCTGGATTTATCGCAGCAAACTTGAAGCTGATACAGATCATTTTTTGCTAATCCAATATGACTTTTCAAAAAACAAAAAAATTGCTCAATGGGAGTTATGGACATCAGTAAAATCAGAGCTAGCTTTGATTATTTTATTTTGCATAATAGCTTATATATTAAGCCATCATTTTTTGGTTAGGCCCCTTGACCAAATAACCAAGAAATTACCATTAATTACCAAAGGCTCTATAAATACAGAGCAAAAAAACAGCATATTTTTTGAATTCAAGCAAATTAATGACGCGATGATTGCTATTGCTACACAAATCAATCAACAACTAACTGATCTGCGCAACAAAACCGTACAATACGAATCAACCTTACAAGCAATTCCAGATTTACTGTTTGAACTATCCGAAAAAGGGCAGTATCTACAAATACACACCCGAAACCCGCAATTACTTTATGAACAAAGTGCGCTAATCGGAAAAAATATTCATGATGTCCTACCCAAAGCAGCGGCTCAAATTGTGCAGCACTCGATTCAGCAGGCGATAAGTTACGGCTCTGATAGTGGAGCAATAATTGAACTTGATTTACCTCATGGACATTGCTTATTTGAGCTAAATAGCACGCGTTTACCTCACCCAGATGGACGTTTAAGCTGCTTAATGCTATCGAGGGATATCACGCAAGCATACAATAGCCGCCAATTAATTTTACGACAAAATAAATTACATACATTAATCATCGAAACTAGTATTGATGGATTCTGGCTTATTGATCAAAATGGACTCATCATTGAAGTTAATCAGGCCTATCTCAACTTGAGCGGCTTTACCCGTGACGAAGTGATCGGACAACCCATCTCCCGCTTTGATAGCACCCAAACCCAAGAGCAAATTGCAGATAATTTGGCCATTTTACGTGAGAGAGGCGCGATCAACTTTGAGACACAGCAGCGAAAGCGTACTGGCGAGCTATGGGATCTTGATGTATCAGCAGGATATCTCGATTTAGAAGATGGCTTATTCTTTGCTTTTTTACGTGATATTAGTGAGCGAAAACGCCAAAACGAACAACTGCGTTTATGGGAAAGGATTTTCGCCCAAACTACAGAGGGGCTAGTATTAACCGATACGAGCGAAAAAATTTTATTAGTTAATACGGCTTTTACAACGGTAACCGGTTACCGCAAAGAAGAATTACTTGGCCAACGACCAAGCATCCTTGCATCAGGTCGCCATGATTCAAAATACTACCAACAAATGCATCACTCGTTAAATACGCTAGGCCATTGGCAAGGCGAGATTTGGAACCGTCGAAAAAATGGCGTAGTTTATCCTGAATGGCTCATTATTAATTCAATTCGAAATGATAAAAACGAAATCACCCATTATGTAGGACTTTTACGTGATATTTCAGTACAAAAAGCCAATGAAGAGCAAATACGCTGGCTAGCCAATTATGATGCCTTAACCCATCTACCGAATCGCAATTTACTGAGCGAAAGAGCTACGCATGCATTAATTCAAGCGCAACGACAAGCGGAACCACTAACATTAATGTATTTGGATCTTGATCACTTCAAGCATATTAACGACACACTTGGCCATGCTGCAGGAGATGAACTCTTAATGCAAATCACGCAATGCTTAACCCAGGCGTTGCGAGAACAAGATACGATTGCCCGCCAAGGTGGGGATGAGTTTGTTTTACTACTCCCCGGCGTCGAGCAGTCCGGTGCCATTACCGTTGCGAAGAAAATTCTACAATCAGTCAACCGCCCTATTCGATTAGGCAGTCATGAATTATTTGTCACCTCATCAATCGGAATCGCAATCTATCCGGTAGATGGTTCAGACTTTGGCACCCTCTCTAGCCACGCAGATGCTGCCATGTATAAAGCCAAAAGCGAGGGCAGGAATTGCTTCAGGCTATATACCCCTGAAATGCAAAGCACCTCTGAACGTCGCCTAAAGCTAGAATCTGCACTCAGAAACGCCTTAGCCCACCATGAGTTACATTTGCTTTATCAACCGCAAATCGATTTACACACGGGGCTAGTTTGCGGCGCTGAAGCTTTATTGCGGTGGAATAGCCAAGAATTTGGACCTGTATCGCCTGCCGAATTTATAACCCTCGCCGAAGACAACGGTCTGATTCTTGAAATTGGTGAATGGGTGTTACGTCAAGCCATGCAGCAACTCAAAGAATGGATAAATATGGGTTTATCGCCGCTGTGTATCGCAGTTAACGTTTCGGCACTGCAATTTAAGCAGGAGAATTTAATTGCCATCATTCAACAAGTGATGCATGAAAGCCAAATTGAAACTCAATTTTTGGAACTAGAGCTTACAGAAAGTGTAGCAATGGATGACCCAGAATACATCATCACCAAAATGCATGAATTAAGTCGAATTGGCGTCAAGCTAGCCATTGATGATTTTGGCACAGGGTATTCATCACTCAGCTATCTAAAAACATTACCCATCGACAAACTCAAAATTGATCAAAGCTTCGTGCGGGACTTACTCAGCGACCCTGACGATGCGGCGATTATTCAAACCATCATCGAGATGGCCAAAGTACTGGGCTATATCACTATCGCAGAGGGGGTCGAAAATGAGGAGCAAAAGCAACTACTTCAAAAACTCGGGTGCACTCAAATACAGGGATACTTGCTTGGCAAACCCATGAGTGCCAGCGATTTTGCTAACTGGCTTAGCAGGCATTAA